One Desulfonatronovibrio hydrogenovorans DSM 9292 DNA segment encodes these proteins:
- the lptB gene encoding LPS export ABC transporter ATP-binding protein — MNKNQAHSYRAVDVHKQYGKRLVVKGISLDIKRGQIVGLLGPNGAGKTTTFYMLVGIISPSKGSVVFDKENITNLSLSRRSGLGISYLPQESSIFKKLTVQENLMLILEYTHKDKKKRTEKAEELMNELGISKLAHQKASFLSGGERRRLEIARALIKDPKFILLDEPFAGIDPIAVDDIQKIILRLKEKNIGILISDHNVRETLRICDRASIVHDGQVILDGVPEEIIADTRARSIYLGESFCL, encoded by the coding sequence ATGAATAAGAATCAGGCTCATAGTTACAGAGCTGTTGACGTTCACAAGCAATACGGCAAGAGACTGGTGGTCAAAGGAATTTCCCTTGACATTAAACGGGGTCAGATAGTCGGCCTTTTGGGCCCGAACGGAGCTGGCAAGACAACGACGTTTTACATGCTGGTGGGCATTATTTCCCCCAGCAAGGGTTCGGTTGTTTTTGACAAAGAAAACATAACCAATCTTTCGCTGTCCAGGAGATCCGGCCTTGGCATCAGTTATCTGCCCCAGGAAAGCTCCATTTTCAAGAAATTGACTGTGCAGGAGAACCTGATGCTGATTCTTGAATACACTCACAAGGATAAAAAAAAACGGACAGAAAAAGCTGAAGAACTGATGAATGAATTGGGAATCTCTAAACTTGCCCATCAAAAAGCCTCCTTTTTATCCGGCGGGGAGCGCAGGCGTCTGGAAATCGCCAGGGCCCTGATCAAGGACCCGAAATTTATTCTGCTTGACGAACCTTTTGCCGGTATCGACCCCATTGCAGTGGACGACATTCAGAAAATAATCCTCCGGCTGAAAGAAAAGAATATCGGCATCCTCATTTCCGATCACAACGTCAGGGAAACCCTGCGCATCTGCGACAGAGCCTCCATCGTACATGACGGGCAGGTCATTCTGGATGGAGTGCCTGAAGAAATCATTGCCGATACCAGGGCCAGAAGCATTTACCTGGGGGAATCTTTTTGCTTGTAA
- a CDS encoding LptA/OstA family protein, producing MKKNFLFLLITGLTSFLFALPAMAEQRSATDITSDKMTYAGQENIVIFSGNVHVVRPDFELWSNELHVFLKPDQDSGQAGDDQQDNIEKIIAKGDVLIKSENREGRSQTLTYHPDHETARLEGNPVLLENQNSVEGEVIILNMQDNTSEVLSGPSRRVRVIFHSGSDNDE from the coding sequence ATGAAAAAAAATTTTTTATTTCTGCTCATCACAGGTCTAACCAGTTTTTTATTTGCACTTCCGGCCATGGCTGAGCAAAGATCTGCCACCGACATAACATCGGACAAGATGACCTACGCCGGTCAGGAAAACATTGTGATCTTCAGTGGCAATGTTCATGTTGTCAGACCCGACTTCGAACTCTGGTCCAACGAGCTGCACGTTTTTCTAAAGCCTGACCAGGATTCGGGCCAGGCTGGAGATGACCAGCAGGACAATATTGAAAAGATAATTGCCAAGGGAGATGTGCTCATTAAAAGCGAAAACAGGGAGGGCCGAAGCCAGACCCTGACTTATCACCCAGACCACGAAACAGCCAGACTGGAAGGAAATCCGGTTCTGCTGGAGAACCAGAACAGTGTTGAAGGTGAAGTCATCATCCTCAACATGCAAGACAATACATCAGAAGTACTCAGTGGGCCGTCCAGAAGGGTCAGGGTTATTTTTCACTCGGGTTCAGATAATGATGAATAA
- the lptC gene encoding LPS export ABC transporter periplasmic protein LptC → MIKKIAPAIFSIGVLFFLFVLFWQQGPGPRITDISRQMEVDLNILDLHLVRGEQGKSLWELVSAEAGYLRDEDVLILTSPEITYFAGNDDGPLVIRAVHGRYDQTEEVIHLRESVRAEHHGMVVDSDKATYRADDSFILLENNVKFRGRGIMMESPVAHVFLDEDRVIALGGVSTRLH, encoded by the coding sequence ATGATTAAAAAAATTGCGCCTGCCATTTTCAGCATTGGGGTCCTGTTCTTTCTTTTTGTGCTCTTCTGGCAGCAGGGACCAGGACCAAGAATCACTGACATCAGCAGACAGATGGAGGTTGACCTGAATATCCTTGATCTTCATCTGGTCCGGGGTGAACAGGGAAAGTCCCTTTGGGAACTGGTTTCTGCTGAAGCCGGCTATCTCAGGGATGAAGATGTTTTGATCCTTACCAGCCCGGAGATAACTTATTTTGCCGGAAATGATGATGGGCCTCTAGTTATCAGGGCTGTTCATGGGCGGTACGACCAGACAGAAGAGGTGATCCATCTGAGGGAAAGTGTCCGGGCCGAGCATCATGGTATGGTTGTGGATTCAGACAAGGCCACCTACCGGGCTGATGACAGTTTTATCCTTCTGGAAAACAACGTAAAGTTCAGAGGAAGAGGAATCATGATGGAAAGTCCTGTGGCGCACGTCTTTTTGGATGAGGACCGGGTAATTGCTCTGGGTGGGGTCAGCACCCGCCTGCACTGA
- a CDS encoding KdsC family phosphatase produces the protein MTKQGIRAVAARIKILILDVDGVMTDGGLYYDHQGKITKRFNVQDGLGIKLAQSAGLGLAVMTGLSSSAVETRVRELGIEHYFHGFTRKLPLIQNLARDTGISCNEMAYLGDDWVDASPMLEVGLPMAVANAQPEIKNLAAWISSAPGGNGAVREAIMFILESRGDLENQWQNWISFHD, from the coding sequence ATGACCAAACAGGGCATCAGGGCTGTTGCAGCCAGAATAAAGATCCTGATCCTGGATGTGGACGGGGTCATGACCGATGGAGGTCTTTATTATGACCACCAGGGCAAGATTACCAAACGTTTCAACGTCCAGGACGGACTGGGAATAAAGCTTGCGCAGTCGGCCGGATTGGGCTTGGCTGTAATGACCGGCCTCAGTTCCTCAGCCGTGGAAACCAGGGTCAGGGAACTGGGCATTGAACACTACTTTCACGGATTCACTAGAAAACTCCCTTTGATTCAAAACCTGGCCAGGGATACAGGCATTTCCTGCAATGAAATGGCCTATCTCGGCGATGACTGGGTAGATGCTTCCCCCATGCTGGAAGTTGGTTTGCCCATGGCTGTGGCCAATGCCCAGCCGGAAATAAAAAACCTGGCAGCATGGATCAGTTCGGCTCCAGGAGGAAACGGAGCAGTCAGGGAGGCAATCATGTTCATCCTTGAATCTCGGGGCGACCTTGAAAACCAATGGCAGAACTGGATATCATTTCATGATTAA
- the kdsA gene encoding 3-deoxy-8-phosphooctulonate synthase, with product MLDIFTASRRNFFLILGPCVLEGLEKALDIAQTIAEVSRSLQVPVVFKSSFDKANRTSGQSFRGPGINQGLEWLSKIRSKTGLPVITDIHSPDQAEPVAQVADIIQIPAFLCRQTDILLAAARTGKIINIKKGQFLAPWDMSQAVDKISSAGNQRIWLTERGTCFGYNNLVVDFRSLKIMEDLGFPVIFDATHSVQIPGGKGSSSGGQREFVPVLAKAAAAAGARGIFMEVHPDPDQALCDGPNSWPLDRLKPLVKTLLNIRHAAQS from the coding sequence ATGCTTGATATTTTCACTGCCAGCCGGAGAAACTTTTTCCTGATCCTGGGACCGTGTGTCCTGGAAGGCCTGGAAAAAGCCCTGGACATAGCCCAGACCATTGCTGAAGTCAGCCGGAGCCTGCAGGTACCGGTTGTATTTAAGAGTTCCTTTGACAAGGCCAACCGGACCTCAGGACAGAGCTTTCGCGGTCCCGGAATAAACCAGGGACTGGAGTGGCTTTCAAAGATCAGATCCAAAACCGGGCTGCCAGTAATAACTGACATCCATTCACCGGACCAGGCTGAGCCTGTAGCCCAGGTTGCAGATATAATCCAGATCCCGGCCTTTTTATGCAGGCAGACCGATATCCTGCTGGCTGCTGCCAGGACCGGAAAAATCATCAACATTAAAAAAGGACAATTCCTGGCGCCATGGGATATGAGTCAGGCTGTGGACAAGATCAGTTCTGCCGGGAACCAGCGGATCTGGCTCACAGAAAGGGGAACCTGCTTTGGATACAACAACCTGGTGGTGGACTTCAGGTCCCTGAAGATTATGGAGGACCTGGGATTTCCTGTGATTTTCGATGCCACCCATTCAGTCCAGATTCCAGGGGGCAAAGGCAGTTCCTCTGGCGGTCAGAGGGAATTTGTTCCGGTTCTGGCCAAGGCAGCTGCTGCTGCCGGGGCCAGGGGGATCTTCATGGAAGTCCATCCCGATCCAGATCAGGCTTTGTGCGATGGACCAAATTCATGGCCCCTGGACCGTCTGAAACCTTTGGTCAAAACTTTGCTCAACATAAGGCATGCTGCTCAATCCTGA
- a CDS encoding CTP synthase: protein MKTKFIFVTGGVLSSLGKGLAAASIGALLKARGLKVTIQKLDPYINVDPGTMNPFQHGEVYVTDDGAETDLDLGHYERYLDQPMGQINNFTSGRIYHSVITKERRGDYLGGTVQVIPHVTDEIKDAIKSVAQNGEDVAIIEIGGTVGDIEGLPFLEAIRQLRGELGKENVLYIHLTLVPYIKAAGELKTKPTQHSVKELRSIGIQADIILCRSEVDLDQDIKSKIALFCNVDRDAVFTAKDVKSIYEVPMAFYEEGIDQKIAIMLKLPAKNPNLQKWEDIVLRLHNPGPKVNIAIVGKYVDLKESYKSLHESLVHAGLENQREVVLRYVNSDGITPENVADQLAGLQGVLVPGGFGSRGVEGKILTIRYARENKIPFFGICLGMQCAVIEYARNVLGLDLANSQEFDPVTPHPVIYLIKEWFDFRNNVLQKRCEKSEKGGTMRLGAYPCVIKPDTRAFEAYQTDHIMERHRHRYEFNKEYASRLEEHGMVFSGQSPDECLVEIIELKDHPWFLGCQFHPEFKSNPMHAHPLFREFVRASSLTGKAG from the coding sequence ATGAAAACCAAATTTATTTTTGTTACTGGAGGGGTTCTTTCTTCATTGGGCAAAGGACTGGCTGCGGCTTCCATCGGAGCCCTGCTTAAGGCCAGGGGGCTCAAGGTCACCATTCAGAAGCTTGATCCCTACATCAATGTCGATCCTGGAACCATGAATCCTTTCCAGCACGGAGAAGTCTACGTCACCGATGACGGAGCTGAAACCGATCTGGATCTGGGCCATTACGAACGCTACCTGGATCAGCCCATGGGCCAGATTAACAATTTCACCTCCGGCCGCATCTACCACTCGGTCATCACCAAAGAACGCAGGGGCGACTATCTGGGCGGCACTGTCCAGGTCATCCCCCATGTGACCGATGAAATCAAAGATGCCATCAAGAGCGTAGCCCAGAACGGTGAAGACGTGGCCATCATTGAAATCGGAGGTACTGTCGGAGACATTGAAGGCCTTCCGTTTCTGGAGGCCATCAGGCAACTGCGGGGGGAATTGGGAAAAGAAAATGTACTGTACATCCACCTGACTCTGGTCCCTTACATCAAGGCCGCCGGGGAACTTAAAACCAAGCCCACCCAGCACAGCGTCAAAGAACTGAGAAGCATCGGAATCCAGGCCGATATAATCCTCTGCCGGTCAGAAGTGGACCTGGATCAAGACATAAAATCCAAGATCGCCCTGTTTTGCAATGTGGACCGGGATGCCGTGTTTACAGCCAAAGACGTTAAGAGCATCTATGAAGTCCCCATGGCTTTTTATGAAGAGGGAATTGACCAGAAGATAGCCATCATGCTCAAGTTGCCAGCTAAAAATCCAAACCTCCAGAAATGGGAGGATATTGTGCTTCGCCTGCACAACCCCGGTCCCAAGGTAAACATAGCTATTGTCGGGAAATATGTAGACCTCAAGGAATCATACAAGAGTCTGCACGAATCCCTGGTACATGCCGGACTGGAGAATCAGCGGGAGGTGGTGCTCAGATATGTCAACTCAGATGGCATCACCCCGGAAAATGTTGCTGATCAACTGGCAGGACTGCAGGGAGTACTGGTCCCCGGAGGATTTGGATCCAGGGGAGTTGAAGGAAAGATCCTGACCATCCGTTACGCCAGGGAAAACAAGATCCCATTTTTCGGAATCTGCCTGGGCATGCAGTGCGCAGTTATTGAATATGCCCGCAACGTGCTCGGGCTGGACTTGGCCAATTCCCAGGAGTTTGATCCTGTCACCCCTCATCCGGTCATTTATCTGATTAAAGAATGGTTCGATTTCAGGAACAATGTCCTCCAGAAAAGATGTGAAAAGAGCGAAAAAGGCGGTACCATGCGTCTGGGAGCATACCCCTGTGTAATCAAACCGGATACCAGGGCCTTTGAAGCGTATCAGACCGATCATATTATGGAAAGACACAGGCATCGATACGAATTCAATAAAGAGTATGCTTCAAGGCTTGAGGAACATGGGATGGTTTTCAGCGGCCAGTCTCCAGATGAGTGCCTAGTGGAGATAATTGAACTTAAGGATCATCCATGGTTTCTGGGCTGCCAGTTTCATCCGGAATTCAAGTCCAATCCCATGCATGCTCATCCTTTATTCAGGGAATTTGTCCGGGCCTCAAGTCTGACTGGCAAGGCTGGCTAA
- a CDS encoding adenylate kinase produces MNILIFGPNGSGKGTQGSLVKQKYDLAHIESGAIFRQHIGQGTELGKKAKEYIDRGELVPDDITIPMVLATLQEKGKGGWLLDGFPRNIVQAQKLWEALAEAGMKLNYVIEILLPREVAKNRIMGRRLCANDPNHPNNIFIDAIKPDGDKCRVCGGELKSRSDDQDEQAIDKRHGIYYDAKTGTLAASYFYKDLAPKEGFKYIELDGEGTIDSIKDTLLAQLD; encoded by the coding sequence TTGAACATTCTAATTTTTGGTCCCAATGGAAGCGGCAAAGGCACACAAGGATCCCTGGTCAAACAGAAGTACGATCTGGCCCATATTGAGTCCGGAGCGATATTCAGACAGCATATCGGTCAGGGAACCGAGCTGGGCAAGAAAGCCAAAGAATACATTGATAGAGGCGAACTGGTGCCGGACGACATTACCATCCCCATGGTCCTGGCGACTCTCCAGGAAAAAGGGAAGGGCGGCTGGCTTTTGGACGGATTTCCCAGAAATATCGTTCAGGCCCAGAAACTCTGGGAGGCTCTGGCTGAAGCCGGAATGAAGCTTAATTATGTGATTGAGATTCTGCTGCCCAGGGAAGTTGCCAAGAACAGGATTATGGGACGCAGACTCTGCGCTAATGATCCCAATCACCCCAACAATATCTTTATCGACGCTATCAAGCCCGACGGAGACAAGTGCCGGGTTTGCGGTGGAGAACTCAAGTCAAGATCAGATGACCAGGATGAGCAGGCCATCGATAAGAGACATGGTATTTATTATGATGCCAAGACCGGTACTCTGGCGGCATCATACTTTTACAAGGACCTGGCTCCCAAGGAAGGCTTTAAATACATTGAACTGGACGGAGAAGGAACCATTGATTCCATCAAGGACACCCTCCTGGCCCAGCTTGACTAG
- the aat gene encoding leucyl/phenylalanyl-tRNA--protein transferase, which yields MSVFFLSRDPTFPHPCLADADGLLAIGGDLSPVRLVAAYSKGIFPWYGPDSPVLWWSPDPRLILYPDKIHIPRSLRRTLNSCKFSITADTSFQEVIQSCAVVPRSDGHGTWLVPEMISAYVGLHRAGIAHSFEAWNGSRLVGGVYGVALGRAFFGESMFYLESNASKVALIHLVRFLEALGFHFMDCQQTTEHMLRFGAKEIPRNDFLTLLGQAIIKNPAPGKWSYRA from the coding sequence GTGAGTGTATTTTTTCTTTCCAGGGATCCGACCTTTCCACATCCATGCCTGGCAGATGCTGACGGCCTTCTGGCCATTGGCGGGGACTTAAGCCCTGTTCGACTGGTGGCTGCTTATTCCAAGGGAATCTTTCCCTGGTATGGCCCTGATTCGCCAGTATTGTGGTGGTCTCCAGACCCAAGACTGATCCTGTACCCCGACAAAATCCACATTCCCAGAAGCCTGCGCCGGACTCTTAATTCCTGCAAATTCAGCATTACCGCGGACACATCATTTCAAGAGGTCATTCAATCCTGTGCAGTTGTCCCCAGATCCGACGGACACGGCACATGGCTGGTTCCTGAAATGATTAGCGCCTATGTCGGCCTGCACCGGGCCGGAATTGCCCACTCTTTTGAAGCCTGGAATGGGTCCAGACTGGTGGGCGGGGTGTACGGGGTCGCTCTGGGCCGGGCCTTTTTTGGCGAATCCATGTTTTATCTGGAATCCAATGCTTCCAAGGTTGCCCTGATCCATCTTGTCCGGTTTCTTGAAGCCTTGGGATTTCATTTTATGGATTGTCAGCAGACCACTGAACACATGCTCAGATTCGGGGCAAAGGAAATTCCTAGAAACGATTTTCTCACCTTACTCGGTCAAGCCATCATCAAGAATCCTGCTCCCGGCAAATGGTCATATCGAGCCTGA
- the clpA gene encoding ATP-dependent Clp protease ATP-binding subunit ClpA, which produces MLSKELERIIARAIREVKVRHHEYLTLEHILYAYLLDDKGKEVLTGCGIDMFKLKNQLERFFLDHLEVMPPSGDREIVQTIGVQRVMHKALGHVQSAGKNMIQVGDLLAVMFEEEEAFAVYYLRTQGLTRLDVLEYISHEMESDQPGSSCPGCKPKEKSEKNFLAKYTEDLVEKAGKGLIDPLVGREKEMKRVIQVLLRRRKNNPIFVGDPGVGKTAMAEGLALQISSRKVPPSFLETRIFALDMGALLAGTKFRGDFEARLKGVINELKGIDGAILFIDEIHTIVGAGATSGGSMDASNILKPVLASGEIRCIGSTTYEEYKNHLEKDKALSRRFQKIELPEPGIRESIDILKGLKPYYEEFHQVKYMPSAIEAAVDLSARFINDRFLPDKAIDVMDEAGSIHVLEGASKGKKQVTPKDIEKVIASIARIPARQISASDKDRLLELDQELKKVIFGQDRAVEMLSKAIKRSRAGLREPNKPVGNFLMIGPTGVGKTELSKQLAQVLGIKFLRFDMSEYMEKHAVARLIGAPPGYIGFDQGGLLTEAVRKSPYCVLLLDEIEKAHPDMFNILLQIMDYATLTDNNGRKADFRHVTLLMTSNAGAREMSSKNIGFGKEGREDLTAKGLLAVEKLFSPEFRNRLDAIVPFEPLSLKVMELIVDKSIDELNAQLKGKKVTLSLSGPARTWLAKKGFDPIFGARPLSRVIQEEIKDVLAERLLLESIKKKSTIKVEMDRKNHRLKIK; this is translated from the coding sequence ATGTTAAGCAAGGAACTAGAGAGAATAATCGCCAGGGCCATCCGCGAGGTCAAGGTCAGGCATCACGAATATTTGACCCTTGAACACATCCTTTATGCATACCTTCTGGATGACAAGGGCAAAGAGGTCTTGACCGGTTGCGGAATTGACATGTTCAAGCTCAAAAATCAGCTTGAGCGGTTCTTCCTGGATCACCTTGAGGTCATGCCTCCATCTGGAGACAGGGAAATTGTTCAGACCATTGGTGTCCAGCGAGTTATGCACAAAGCCCTGGGTCATGTTCAGTCGGCCGGAAAAAATATGATCCAGGTGGGAGACCTTCTTGCGGTCATGTTTGAAGAGGAGGAGGCCTTTGCCGTATACTATCTTCGCACCCAGGGACTGACCCGCCTGGATGTTCTGGAATATATTTCCCATGAAATGGAGTCTGATCAGCCTGGATCCTCCTGCCCGGGATGCAAGCCCAAGGAAAAGAGTGAAAAAAACTTCCTGGCCAAGTATACTGAAGACTTGGTTGAAAAGGCTGGCAAGGGATTGATCGATCCCCTTGTAGGCCGGGAAAAGGAAATGAAGCGGGTCATCCAGGTTTTGCTGCGCCGCAGAAAAAACAATCCCATCTTTGTCGGAGATCCAGGAGTGGGAAAAACTGCAATGGCTGAGGGACTCGCCCTTCAAATTTCCAGTCGCAAGGTTCCGCCTTCTTTTCTGGAGACCAGAATTTTTGCCCTGGACATGGGTGCCCTGTTGGCCGGAACCAAATTCAGGGGAGATTTTGAAGCCAGACTTAAGGGCGTAATCAACGAACTCAAAGGGATAGATGGGGCCATCCTTTTCATTGACGAGATCCATACCATTGTCGGGGCCGGGGCCACCAGCGGCGGGTCAATGGATGCGTCCAATATCCTGAAGCCTGTGCTGGCTTCAGGAGAAATCCGGTGCATTGGATCCACCACCTATGAAGAATACAAAAACCACCTTGAAAAAGACAAGGCCCTTTCCAGACGCTTTCAAAAAATCGAACTCCCGGAACCAGGGATCAGGGAAAGTATCGACATCCTGAAAGGACTCAAGCCATATTATGAAGAATTTCATCAGGTTAAATATATGCCTTCAGCAATTGAGGCTGCTGTAGACCTGTCTGCTAGATTCATCAATGACCGCTTTCTCCCTGACAAGGCCATTGATGTGATGGATGAAGCCGGATCCATCCATGTCCTTGAAGGGGCTTCAAAGGGAAAAAAACAGGTCACACCCAAAGATATCGAAAAGGTCATTGCAAGCATAGCCAGGATACCGGCCCGACAGATATCAGCCTCAGACAAAGACCGGCTTTTGGAGCTTGACCAGGAGCTAAAAAAGGTCATCTTCGGCCAGGACCGGGCAGTGGAGATGCTTTCCAAGGCCATCAAACGCTCCAGGGCCGGATTACGGGAACCAAACAAACCTGTTGGTAATTTCCTCATGATCGGCCCCACAGGAGTGGGTAAAACCGAGCTTTCCAAACAGCTGGCCCAGGTCCTGGGCATCAAATTTCTTCGCTTTGACATGAGCGAATACATGGAAAAACATGCTGTTGCCAGGCTTATTGGTGCTCCTCCGGGTTACATAGGCTTTGACCAGGGAGGGCTCCTCACTGAGGCTGTCCGTAAAAGTCCCTACTGCGTTCTGCTCCTGGACGAAATTGAAAAAGCCCATCCCGACATGTTCAATATCCTTTTGCAGATTATGGATTACGCCACTCTGACGGACAATAACGGCAGAAAGGCCGACTTCAGGCACGTTACTCTCTTGATGACATCCAATGCCGGTGCCAGGGAGATGAGTTCCAAAAATATCGGATTTGGCAAAGAAGGCAGGGAAGATTTGACAGCCAAAGGCCTTTTGGCCGTGGAAAAGCTTTTCAGCCCGGAATTCAGGAATCGCCTGGATGCCATAGTACCTTTTGAACCTCTGAGTCTCAAGGTAATGGAGCTTATTGTTGACAAGAGCATTGATGAGCTCAATGCCCAACTAAAGGGGAAAAAGGTCACTCTGAGTCTTTCCGGACCGGCCAGAACCTGGCTGGCCAAAAAAGGGTTTGATCCGATTTTCGGGGCCAGACCTCTGTCCAGGGTTATCCAAGAGGAAATCAAGGATGTTCTGGCCGAAAGACTGCTTTTAGAAAGCATCAAGAAAAAATCCACCATCAAAGTGGAAATGGACCGAAAGAATCATCGGCTGAAAATCAAGTGA
- the clpS gene encoding ATP-dependent Clp protease adapter ClpS: MTKEITEAGTSPDTTSEDEIAQPRRYKVLLHNDDYTTMDFVIHVLKTVFNKTEGEAVQIMLNVHKNGIGVCGVYTAEVAETKVVAVKNMARKEGYPLKCTMEEV, from the coding sequence ATGACTAAAGAGATCACCGAGGCCGGAACATCGCCGGACACAACCTCTGAAGACGAAATAGCCCAGCCCCGCAGGTATAAGGTTTTACTGCACAACGACGATTACACTACCATGGACTTCGTGATTCATGTCCTGAAGACGGTCTTTAACAAGACCGAAGGCGAAGCTGTCCAGATCATGCTCAATGTCCATAAAAACGGAATCGGAGTCTGTGGAGTATACACGGCCGAAGTGGCTGAAACCAAGGTTGTTGCGGTTAAAAACATGGCCAGAAAAGAGGGTTACCCTTTGAAATGCACAATGGAAGAGGTTTAA
- the truA gene encoding tRNA pseudouridine(38-40) synthase TruA, whose protein sequence is MRIKLVLAYEGTRYHGWQLQKDTMTIQEVVEQALAKICDHKIRVHGSGRTDAGTHALGQVAHFDPPDSKAHIPWQRALNSVLPESVRVVKSCQVDREFHARFSALSKTYSYTLWTEQDFVYPHRRRYVWKTGPLDMEAMTLACRHITGIHDFKSFMNAGTPVANTRRRVFSAGLCEGFHPCELVFMIKADGFLKQMVRNIVGSLVAIGRGKFPPEHMAEILDFRNRSLAPPTAPARGLCLERVEYPPAHQKKKT, encoded by the coding sequence ATGAGAATCAAGCTCGTTTTGGCCTATGAAGGCACCCGGTATCATGGATGGCAGCTTCAGAAAGACACAATGACCATCCAGGAGGTTGTTGAACAGGCTTTGGCAAAAATCTGTGATCACAAGATCAGGGTCCATGGATCCGGACGCACTGATGCCGGCACCCATGCCTTAGGTCAGGTTGCCCACTTTGACCCTCCGGACAGCAAGGCCCACATTCCCTGGCAACGAGCTTTGAACTCGGTTCTTCCTGAATCAGTCCGGGTAGTGAAATCCTGCCAGGTTGACAGAGAGTTCCACGCCCGGTTCAGTGCCCTTTCCAAGACTTATTCCTACACTTTGTGGACTGAACAGGATTTTGTTTATCCCCATAGAAGAAGATATGTCTGGAAGACCGGTCCGCTGGACATGGAGGCCATGACTCTGGCCTGCCGCCATATAACAGGCATCCACGACTTCAAATCTTTCATGAATGCCGGGACACCGGTTGCAAACACCAGACGGAGGGTCTTCAGTGCCGGGCTCTGCGAGGGTTTTCATCCCTGTGAGCTTGTATTCATGATCAAAGCAGACGGTTTTTTAAAACAGATGGTAAGAAATATCGTTGGATCTCTAGTGGCCATAGGCCGGGGCAAATTTCCCCCTGAACATATGGCAGAAATTCTGGACTTCAGAAACAGGTCCCTTGCTCCTCCCACAGCTCCGGCCAGGGGCCTCTGCCTGGAAAGAGTTGAGTACCCTCCCGCCCACCAGAAAAAGAAAACTTGA
- a CDS encoding TIGR01212 family radical SAM protein (This family includes YhcC from E. coli K-12, an uncharacterized radical SAM protein.) yields the protein MHPYLSLSRYWKKKFGTRIQRIPLDAGLSCPNRDGTISYKGCIFCNEQGSGTGLQRNSVSLKDQYNLFRKKLLQKYGPIRFAAYLQSFTNTHCDSDRLQDILDQLKELPDLDVLCIGTRPDCLDKEKLRIIASFPCREIWLDLGLQSSKETTLRFINRGHLAEDFSRACHLAHQLDIKVCAHVIAGLPEEDLKDFLETIAFLNNLPVNGIKFHNLYVCKKTELARIWSKKEYTPLTLDQYVSWIVRAICFLRPDLVIHRLTGDPAKGELLAPDWAVQKNLILNKINQSMVRDGLWQGSLLPVSQLGWPVTDQP from the coding sequence ATGCACCCATATCTATCCCTTTCCAGATACTGGAAAAAAAAATTTGGAACAAGAATCCAGAGGATTCCTCTGGATGCAGGTTTGAGCTGTCCCAACAGGGATGGTACTATTTCATACAAAGGCTGCATCTTTTGTAACGAACAGGGGTCAGGAACAGGCCTTCAACGTAATTCCGTCTCTTTGAAAGATCAATATAATCTATTCAGAAAAAAGCTGCTCCAGAAATATGGACCCATCAGGTTCGCCGCCTACCTGCAATCCTTTACCAATACCCACTGTGATTCGGACAGGCTGCAGGACATTCTGGACCAGCTCAAAGAACTTCCTGACCTGGATGTACTTTGTATAGGGACAAGACCTGATTGTCTGGATAAAGAAAAGCTCCGTATAATCGCTTCGTTTCCATGCCGGGAAATCTGGCTCGACCTGGGACTCCAAAGTTCCAAGGAAACCACTCTCAGGTTTATAAACCGAGGACACCTAGCCGAAGATTTCTCCAGGGCCTGCCACCTGGCTCATCAGCTAGACATTAAGGTCTGTGCCCATGTCATTGCCGGGCTTCCTGAGGAAGACCTCAAGGACTTCCTGGAAACCATCGCCTTTTTGAACAACCTGCCGGTTAACGGCATCAAGTTCCACAATCTATATGTATGCAAGAAAACTGAGCTTGCCCGAATCTGGTCGAAAAAAGAATACACCCCTTTGACCCTTGATCAGTATGTTTCCTGGATAGTCAGGGCCATATGTTTTCTCAGGCCGGACCTGGTCATCCACCGGCTTACCGGTGATCCGGCCAAGGGTGAACTCCTGGCTCCGGACTGGGCTGTTCAAAAAAATCTTATCCTGAATAAGATAAACCAGAGCATGGTCAGGGACGGTCTCTGGCAGGGCAGTCTCCTGCCAGTCAGCCAACTCGGCTGGCCTGTGACTGATCAGCCATGA